From Paenibacillus sp. PK3_47, the proteins below share one genomic window:
- a CDS encoding dihydroorotate dehydrogenase yields MINLTANIAGVHFKNPVVMASGTFGFGREYGKLYDVSMLGGISGKGLTLHAKPGNPGVRVYETASGMLNSVGLENPGVEAFLSKELPYWETLDTARIVNLGGNTLPDYVLGAELIQQDDDARRLAGKRAVDMIELNISCPNVKEGGIAFGVKTPAAREVVRAVRAATRLPLAVKLSPNAEDIAEMAEMCEAEGADAVSLINTISGMKIDVRRRRSVFHNLYAGLSGPAIKPVALRMVHQVAKRVSIPVIGMGGITSATDIIEFIMAGAAVIQVGTYNFMNLRAGSTLVEELQQFMIEEHISSLDEIRGII; encoded by the coding sequence ATGATTAATCTGACGGCAAATATCGCAGGTGTCCACTTCAAGAATCCGGTTGTGATGGCATCCGGGACCTTCGGCTTCGGCCGTGAATACGGGAAGCTGTATGATGTGTCCATGCTGGGCGGCATTTCGGGCAAAGGACTTACGCTGCATGCCAAGCCGGGCAATCCGGGGGTGCGGGTGTATGAGACGGCTTCAGGCATGCTGAACAGTGTCGGTCTTGAGAATCCCGGAGTGGAGGCTTTTTTATCCAAAGAGCTTCCCTATTGGGAGACGCTGGACACCGCCAGAATCGTAAATCTTGGAGGCAATACCCTGCCGGATTATGTCCTGGGGGCAGAACTGATCCAGCAGGATGACGATGCACGGAGGCTGGCCGGCAAACGGGCGGTAGATATGATTGAGCTGAATATATCCTGTCCTAATGTAAAAGAGGGCGGCATCGCCTTCGGCGTCAAAACGCCGGCAGCAAGAGAGGTAGTCCGTGCGGTCAGAGCCGCGACCAGACTGCCCCTTGCCGTGAAGCTGTCTCCGAATGCCGAGGATATTGCCGAAATGGCTGAGATGTGCGAGGCTGAAGGTGCGGATGCTGTCTCACTGATTAATACAATCTCCGGCATGAAAATTGATGTCCGCCGCCGCCGCAGTGTATTTCACAATCTGTATGCCGGTCTTTCCGGCCCCGCGATCAAGCCGGTGGCCCTGCGCATGGTCCATCAGGTTGCGAAGAGAGTGAGCATCCCGGTTATCGGCATGGGCGGAATTACCTCTGCTACGGATATCATTGAGTTTATTATGGCCGGGGCGGCTGTCATTCAGGTGGGCACCTATAATTTTATGAATCTCCGGGCAGGCAGTACGCTTGTAGAGGAGCTTCAGCAGTTTATGATCGAAGAACACATTTCATCCCTGGACGAAATCCGCGGAATTATTTAA
- a CDS encoding DUF4178 domain-containing protein, whose product MSIWKRIGNLFSKPEAPAVPKSMLNLSPGDICEVSLVTYEVTGRTQTSGRNAAVLTLRDGSRIAYLYIEQREQLLYALYQPIDGRLDNPAEVPATLELDGYTFHMEEEYEGYTAVTGQTPFMNGGQQHVWQYQSDDYRLLRVEWQNGRFMLYEGEKVIPADVRVIRAS is encoded by the coding sequence TTGAGTATATGGAAAAGGATTGGTAATCTCTTTTCGAAGCCTGAGGCGCCGGCTGTGCCGAAAAGCATGCTGAATCTTTCTCCCGGTGACATCTGCGAAGTTTCGCTGGTGACTTATGAGGTTACGGGACGGACACAGACCAGCGGACGTAATGCGGCAGTACTGACACTTCGCGACGGAAGCCGGATTGCCTACCTGTATATAGAACAACGTGAGCAGCTGCTCTATGCGCTGTATCAGCCGATTGACGGAAGACTGGATAATCCCGCCGAGGTTCCGGCTACTTTGGAGCTGGATGGATATACGTTTCATATGGAAGAAGAGTATGAAGGGTACACGGCTGTCACCGGGCAGACCCCGTTCATGAACGGCGGGCAGCAGCATGTCTGGCAGTATCAGTCTGATGATTACCGGCTGCTGCGGGTGGAGTGGCAGAACGGGCGGTTTATGCTCTATGAAGGGGAGAAGGTTATTCCCGCTGACGTCAGAGTGATCAGAGCCTCCTGA
- a CDS encoding DUF350 domain-containing protein: MDFQDLVSMVVWTVSGAVLLSLLMFADSLFTRYNDMEELRSGNMAVTTRFVLKLLAQGYILASSIHASNGLVEALVVSVVSFILLIVLEKTVHLLLARWGHLNLDHGTQLGKIGYGLVSGSLHVTGALIIAAFIR; this comes from the coding sequence ATGGATTTCCAAGACCTGGTGTCCATGGTGGTGTGGACGGTGAGCGGCGCAGTGCTGCTGAGTTTGCTGATGTTCGCAGATTCGCTTTTTACCCGTTACAATGATATGGAGGAGCTGCGCAGCGGCAACATGGCGGTTACGACACGTTTTGTGCTGAAGCTTCTGGCCCAGGGCTACATTCTGGCTTCCTCTATTCATGCTTCGAACGGGCTTGTGGAAGCACTGGTTGTCTCCGTCGTTTCTTTTATACTGTTAATTGTATTGGAAAAGACAGTCCACCTGCTGTTGGCCCGGTGGGGCCACCTTAATCTGGACCATGGCACACAGCTGGGCAAAATAGGCTATGGACTGGTCTCCGGCTCGCTTCATGTGACCGGTGCTTTGATCATAGCTGCTTTTATCCGATAA
- the glp gene encoding gephyrin-like molybdotransferase Glp, with protein MTLNHQEDKPDLKFHRKALQVGEAQSRVMEYAQLLAAEEVPLNQSCGRYLADELITPHPFPAFNRSGMDGYALIAEDTKDCGSDNIVWLKVVDEIPCGAVPSVDITPGTAARIMTGAQVPEGADTVVMFEVTESLEKDGVTYVGIRKPQAAGRNVTPIGQELRTGDLVLPAGKLIGAGDIAALAAMGVHTVKVHRRPKIGIFATGSELLEVDEPLQPGKIRNSNSPMLEALVREAGGDPVMLGAIADDLELARSRVHMALDSCDMVITTGGVSVGDYDIMGDLVREKSGDMLFNKVTMRPGSVTTAAVRGGKLLLALSGNPGACFVGFQLFARPVIARMQGAAHPFLPEWTAVLGTDYSKVNNYTRYVRARLEIRDGVVHAYPAAIDESSVMVTIKDSDCLIIVPPEERGMSAGAKVTVLKLPGEIYEA; from the coding sequence ATGACACTGAACCATCAGGAGGACAAGCCAGATCTGAAATTTCACCGCAAAGCGCTGCAGGTCGGGGAGGCCCAGTCCCGGGTCATGGAATATGCCCAGCTATTAGCTGCCGAAGAGGTACCGCTGAATCAGAGCTGCGGGCGATATCTGGCTGACGAGCTGATTACGCCGCATCCTTTTCCGGCGTTTAACCGTTCGGGAATGGACGGTTATGCGTTAATTGCAGAGGACACGAAGGACTGCGGAAGCGACAACATCGTATGGTTGAAGGTTGTAGATGAGATTCCCTGCGGTGCTGTTCCCAGCGTGGATATCACACCGGGTACGGCTGCACGGATTATGACCGGTGCGCAGGTGCCAGAGGGCGCGGACACCGTTGTCATGTTTGAGGTAACTGAAAGCCTCGAGAAGGATGGTGTTACCTATGTGGGGATACGGAAGCCACAGGCCGCAGGCCGCAATGTTACTCCAATTGGACAGGAGCTGCGGACAGGAGATCTGGTGCTGCCGGCAGGCAAGCTGATCGGAGCAGGGGATATTGCTGCCCTCGCCGCAATGGGCGTGCATACCGTTAAGGTGCACCGCCGGCCGAAGATTGGCATTTTTGCTACAGGAAGTGAACTGCTTGAAGTGGATGAACCGCTGCAGCCGGGCAAAATCCGCAACAGCAACTCTCCGATGCTGGAGGCACTGGTGCGAGAGGCTGGAGGGGACCCGGTAATGCTCGGGGCGATTGCCGACGATCTGGAGCTGGCCCGCAGCAGAGTACACATGGCGCTGGACAGCTGTGATATGGTAATCACTACTGGGGGCGTATCGGTTGGCGATTACGATATAATGGGCGATCTGGTCCGCGAAAAAAGCGGGGACATGCTCTTCAATAAAGTGACCATGCGCCCGGGAAGTGTCACGACAGCGGCTGTCCGCGGCGGCAAACTTCTGCTCGCGCTGTCCGGTAATCCGGGAGCCTGCTTTGTCGGATTCCAGCTGTTTGCCCGTCCGGTCATTGCCCGGATGCAGGGCGCGGCCCATCCTTTTCTGCCGGAATGGACTGCTGTGCTGGGAACAGATTACAGCAAAGTGAACAACTATACGCGTTACGTGCGTGCCCGTCTTGAAATACGTGATGGTGTTGTACATGCTTATCCTGCCGCAATCGATGAATCATCCGTGATGGTAACGATCAAGGACAGCGACTGCCTGATCATCGTTCCGCCGGAGGAACGCGGCATGTCCGCCGGAGCCAAAGTAACTGTACTCAAACTTCCGGGGGAAATATATGAAGCCTAA
- a CDS encoding PspA/IM30 family protein has product MSIFKRLRDLTMSNVNAIIDKAEDPIKMTDQYIRDMTEDLEDAEKAVAAQIAIEKKFKQLYEEQEALVAKRNQQAHTAAQAGNADLARRALEEKKSAEVKLVEYKTSFDQNKASADNLRAKLEEMRKQLTQMKNKRETLVARYNAAKAQTEINKAMSGFSSDSASAGLKRMEEKMLAAEAQAEASNEMNSGNKSLDDEFEKLGKDQAVEDELAALMKQYEKQ; this is encoded by the coding sequence ATGTCTATATTCAAAAGATTGCGTGACCTGACCATGTCCAACGTGAATGCGATTATTGACAAAGCTGAAGACCCGATCAAAATGACGGATCAGTATATCCGTGATATGACCGAAGACCTGGAGGATGCCGAAAAAGCGGTTGCCGCCCAAATCGCAATTGAGAAGAAGTTCAAGCAGCTGTATGAAGAGCAGGAAGCACTTGTAGCAAAGCGTAACCAGCAGGCTCACACCGCTGCCCAAGCCGGCAATGCCGATCTGGCCCGCCGTGCACTGGAAGAGAAGAAAAGTGCGGAAGTGAAACTGGTAGAGTACAAAACCAGCTTCGACCAGAACAAGGCATCTGCCGATAACCTCCGTGCCAAGCTGGAAGAGATGCGCAAACAGCTTACCCAGATGAAGAACAAACGCGAGACGCTGGTTGCACGTTACAATGCAGCTAAGGCGCAGACCGAAATCAATAAGGCTATGAGCGGATTCAGCTCGGATTCAGCTTCTGCCGGACTGAAACGGATGGAAGAGAAAATGCTGGCCGCTGAAGCCCAGGCTGAAGCAAGCAACGAGATGAATTCCGGCAACAAATCGCTGGATGACGAATTCGAGAAGCTCGGCAAGGACCAGGCTGTAGAAGACGAGCTGGCTGCATTGATGAAGCAATACGAGAAACAATAA